ACCATCAAGCTGCCCATTGTGTACAGCTACTACCAAGATGGCTACGGGCTGTATTACCGCAATGCCAATGGCTTTCTGGCCGAACTCAACGCCACCTGTGCCGATGCTGGCCGTTCGGCCACCTGGCAATACAATGGCTTGTTTGCTGGCCTTGCGGCTTCGCCGCGGCCAATCAGCTGCCCGAGTGAGTTGGCCCGTTTACAGGATGATATTGTTCACCATGCCTGGGATGCTTTCAGCTTAACCGATTACTCACTTATCAGTGTACAATTCCAGCGGGTGGCATTGAGAGATCAACTCATCATCCAAACCCAGGAGCCAACCATGTACGGCAGTGTTTCTGCCATCGAATGCCGCATTTACTGGTAAAAAAACAGCGCCGCATAGCTGCGGCACTGTTGCTATTCTCTCATCACACAAATACAAACTATGAAAAACTTGGCATGCTCTTGCATTTTTCTGCTGCTGGCTTTCGCCAGCACAGCACAACCCAAAACCAATGTTTATCCATTACGGGTGTACCTCAATCAAAACCATCCAGCTTTCAGCTTCACCTTTTTGATGAACAGGGTAGGAGATTGCCCATGCTTATTGCTGGTGTGGCCAGCCCCGATTCCTTAACCTTTCTGCTACCCAAAGGCAAACTCATCATGCGTTGTAGTTTCATGGGCAAGCAACTCGATTTAGGCATTGTCAAACGCCCCATGCCCGACACCATTCGTTTTCATCAATAACCACATACTCACACATGAAATACATCCTCATCATTGGTTTGCTGCTATCCTGCAGCAAACCAACCCTCACCGCTTCCGATGAACTCCTCATCACCAGCGATAAATGCTTTGTGAAATACAGCATCTACAGGATTGTTGAACACCCCACAGATTCACTTCGCTTTCAAGCCTCCGGTATTATTGATTGTAACTACAGCAAAGAAGCCCGGCACCGTATACCAGTTGGCAAATACCTGTTAGTAGGGGAAACTGATGGGGAAATTGTAAATCTGAGTTTTGAAAAGCATCAAAGTAGATTTTCTTTATCCATATAACGTTCCCGGGCTTTGCGTTCGGGCGGGTTTTGGAGCACAAATCTTCAATTTAGTAATAAAGTTCAATAAAAGCATAAAGCTCCAAGTTTGCACGTCACCCCGCCTGACGCAAAACCCGTGTTAGCAGTTGTGTTTCTTCCGTTCATAATTTCAAGTCGTAAATTTGGTCGTGGTCAACACTGTATTGCACAGACCACCAACAATCTTTCGTATTGTCATTTGTGTAATCCACTTTTTTCCATTCGTCTTGTCCACCGCAACGCACAAAAACAAACTCAATTTTTATTATTTTTTCTCCTTCAATACTTGTCCGTCCGAAGTAACGTCTTTTATAATATTTCAACTGGTCTTGCAGAGGCACTTTTCCGTCAAGACTGTTTACAAAAATTGTTTGGTTGGTCTTTGTTTTCGTCTCTAAATAGTCGAGTAACTTTTTTTCTGCATCGTCAATTTGAGTTGTTGTCGGTTTAAATCCTATGTCCTTGTCACGGGTGTCACTTTCATAAACAACAAATGCTTGAGTGTGCCTTCTTTCAGAGTCATTGCAACTCATCAGAAATAATATTGTCAATATGTAGATTGTCTGTCTTAACATAACTGCTAACTCATAAATAGGCGAAAGTTTTCTGCCATTTACACTTTCGCAATTTTTCATAACTCATTGTCCGTTTGATGGTTGTAAAAAATTGCGAAACGCCAAAATCTTTCGCCAATACAAATACGTTTTATTAAAAATCCCTATCGTTTTTCACTTTTCCAAATCTTTACCATCTTTTGCCCAAAATATTTCGTCGCTGTATGCTGCTGGGTTAGTGTGGGCAAGAGTGTGACCTAACAAAAGGTCGGCGGTCTTCCATCGGTCGGCCAACAAAAACCTCGCCAGCCCGGCATGGCACTGCTGCAGGCCAACACACACAGCTTTGTGCAGCAGAGCCATGCCGCCCTGCGGGTGCTCCGCAAGCTCCGCAGGCTGTCATGGTTTTCGGCCGCCCTCAGGTCGCCGCCGTCCGGCCCTTTACTGGCTGCAGCCCAGCCTACCTTGGTTGGCTCCCATTTTTTGGGCAATGAAGAATAGCTAACAGCAGTGCAATTGATAATGTTATGTAGCAGCTTTGTTAGCGTCCCACGATATAGGAGCACCGCTGTTATAACTTATACGCGTAAAAATCTGAAGCGGTGGCGATCCAATTGGATCTATTAGAATGAAAGTTTTTTGCTTTGAAAAGATTGCGGCTACAGACCCTGAAAAACAGTATTGCCCGTTGCTGATCTTGTCGTGGAAAATGACGAGGCTGTTGTTGCCATCAATCTTGAGGAGTTTATCGTCTGCAGCCCAGAAGTGCAATTTGTATTCTGGCGAGAAATTGTATGCTTTGAGTGGATGTGGGTCTGGGCTGGAAGAATTTATATGTTTTCAACGTGGACTATAATTTTTGAAATAAATAAGCTGCAATATGCAAACCGAACCGCTACTATCATCTAGTGAGTGGTTTTAGAGCAGCATTGCTAAATGCACAATATGACTCTTTTTTCGCCATGTAATAAATGAGTATAACCTAGTCCATTAAGGCTTGCTCTCCGTAAAGTATTCAATTTTGCCGCTTGTCATTTCCCAAGCGTCATGAGGGGGAGTATCTAGTGGAATGTTAAAAAATGGGGCAAATAGCATGTAAGTTTGGTAAATGGGGTAAGGGCTTGAAGTCACAGAGATTAGTTTTTTTTCTGAATATCATTTTCTTTGATCAGGACAGTTAGATATTGTTGTGAAGGGAATGTGAGCTGTTTTCTTCAGTATAATTCAACTTGCATTTTTAGAGTATCTTTCCCCGGTCTTTATATTCAAAACCAGTATACTGTGCAAACGATGTTATATTATTTTGGTGCTGGAATAACCCTTTTTCTTTTATTAATACTGGTGTCTAAGAAAGGGAAAACAATTGCTGATAAAATATTGGCAGTTTGGTTACTTGTAATTGCTTTGCATACGAGTTTATTTATAATCAATCTTCAGCCTGCCACAATTGATAATATTCATTGGATATTGGCTGTTGGAACACCCTTTCCATTACTGCACGGTCCATTTCTGTGGTTATACACGGCTGCTTCAACCAATATGCTACCTGTAAAAAGGAAATTTTGGGTGATACATTTTTTACCAGCCATCATCACAGTCATCTATTTGCTACCATTATATCTGCTAGATGCCCAGCAAAAGATGGACATTTTTATAAGTAAAGGACAGGAGTATCAAACAGCCAATACGATACTGATTGTTTTAATACAATTATCAGGATTGATTTATATAAGTTGGTCGTTTTTTTTACTGCAAAAACACAAGAAAAATATTGGAGAACAGTTTTCTTATGAAGAAAAAATTAACCTGAATTGGTTAAGGTATTTGATTTACGGTCTATTGGTTATATGGGTAATTATAATTCTGCTCAAAAAAAATTCACTCATTTTTGGTGCAGGTGTTGTATTTGTAACACTACTTGGTTTTTTGGGTATCAGGCAGGTAGGCATATTTGGAAATAGTCGGCCTTTTGTGCCGGAAGGTTTGAAACCGGCCGTTGACCCTGCTACGGAAGCACCTAAACCATTGATGCAACACAATACAGCGTTTGAAAATGCAAATGAGCCAAAGGAAATTAAAGCGGCTCAGTTATCTACTGAAAGTAATCATTCAAAGAAAAAATATGCGAACTCCGGCCTAAGTGCTGCA
The Phnomibacter ginsenosidimutans genome window above contains:
- a CDS encoding helix-turn-helix domain-containing protein, with the translated sequence MLYYFGAGITLFLLLILVSKKGKTIADKILAVWLLVIALHTSLFIINLQPATIDNIHWILAVGTPFPLLHGPFLWLYTAASTNMLPVKRKFWVIHFLPAIITVIYLLPLYLLDAQQKMDIFISKGQEYQTANTILIVLIQLSGLIYISWSFFLLQKHKKNIGEQFSYEEKINLNWLRYLIYGLLVIWVIIILLKKNSLIFGAGVVFVTLLGFLGIRQVGIFGNSRPFVPEGLKPAVDPATEAPKPLMQHNTAFENANEPKEIKAAQLSTESNHSKKKYANSGLSAAVAIEVHVKLTMAMQQHKWYTEHELSLAMLAEKLNIHPNYLSQVINEKEMKSFFDYINSLRVEEFKRLVSLPESNQYTMLSIAYDCGFNSKSSFNKNFKKVTGVSPSEYIAGLSTIK